A DNA window from Pseudorasbora parva isolate DD20220531a chromosome 19, ASM2467924v1, whole genome shotgun sequence contains the following coding sequences:
- the sdc3 gene encoding syndecan-3 has translation MKRPCWMALALLLAHTALAQRRTSRPSDLESSGDELYDDEDFFSGSGSGFPDMDVRPTAAGVAVITEEPLPLSTTQATGPAPSASPAAEPSSPPPPEVERESGLGQDGDKDGNLEMEIVEEEMRTTTEQEKEPESVTLDSDKEREEERSKATVAPRLTDVPAVFVDSSTTLGESTTATSDLEEEDDLFITTETMMFETTSTPETTTDDITTTEVTPTTVTSTTAKPTRARPVPTTPSPAPARPRQPQTTPSRAAPTESSTRSLISSTTQTQTTDETVNNEVAGPGPSGDFEIRETEVRHGNGNELGRGRAAGEADLSGNTVDAAGSSAAQLPQKNILERKEVLIAVIVGGVVGALFAAFLVMLLVYRMKKKDEGSYTLDEPKQATVTYQKPDKQEEFYA, from the exons GCTCAGCGCCGCACATCTCGACCGAGCGACCTCGAGAGCTCCGGAGATGAATTATACGACGATGAGGACTTCTTCTCTGGATCTGGCTCTGGCT TTCCAGATATGGACGTGCGTCCGACTGCAGCAGGTGTGGCTGTCATTACAGAGGAGCCCCTCCCACTTTCCACCACACAGGCCACTGGCCCCGCCCCCTCCGCCTCTCCCGCCGCAGAGCCGAGTAGCCCACCTCCACCTGAGGTGGAGCGAGAGAGCGGCCTGGGACAAGATGGAGACAAAGACGGCAATCTGGAGATGGAGATTGTGGAGGAGGAAATGAGAACGACGACGGAGCAGGAAAAAGAACCCGAATCGGTAACATTGGATTCTGACAAAGAGCGAGAAGAAGAGCGGTCGAAGGCTACGGTTGCACCCCGGCTGACTGATGTTCCTGCAGTGTTTGTGGACTCATCCACCACTCTGGGTGAGAGTACAACGGCCACTAGTGATCTGGAGGAGGAGGACGATCTGTTCATCACTACAGAAACAATGATGTTCGAGACAACCAGCACACCAGAGACGACGACAGATGACATCACAACCACTGAGGTTACACCCACGACTGTTACATCCACCACTGCTAAACCGACCCGAGCCCGTCCTGTCCCGACCACTCCAAGCCCCGCCCCCGCACGGCCCCGGCAACCGCAGACCACCCCGAGCCGAGCTGCCCCGACTGAGAGCAGCACACGCTCGCTGATCAGCTCCACTACACAG ACACAAACAACAGATGAAACTGTAAATAATGAAGTTGCAGGACCAGGTCCAAGTGGTGATTTTGAAATCCGCGAGACTGAAGTTCGCCACGGCAACGGCAACGAGCTCGGGCGAGGCAGAGCGGCAGGAGAAGCAGATCTGTCTGGAAACACCGTAGATGCTGCCGGAAGCTCAGCCGCTCAACTTCCACAGAAGAACATCCTCGAGAGGAAGGAAGTTTTGATAG CGGTGATTGTCGGAGGTGTAGTCGGAGCGCTCTTCGCTGCGTTCCTCGTAATGTTACTCGTCTACCGGATGAAAAAGAAAGATGAAGGCAGCTACACATTGGATGAGCCCAAACAAGCCACCGTCACCTACCAGAAACCGGACAAGCAGGAAGAATTCTACGCCTAA
- the LOC137047872 gene encoding uncharacterized protein → MAEDALFASDYEGPCPLCEEDEQIGYCKYRNAEQENEREIKNNSEEVEDKESGELKKDSEVNLEEITEDSWAVVQEPEEKKIETEEEENKTEDTKQKSTEEKEEEQNEKADNVESDEQYKEDEHESMLGLKDDETKTDEEEKEDDAEEARDLLVPPLEDDCILQMGPDCTIDLVMVCDQPVERCTNEDLSLCPPKSLDFSQQPPIKSPPRPLSITLPPQNPTLLPFQPQPLLPPQVPPQAQLEAPCLGKRPYGSSPAVDPQAMVSTRPLEVTLRQVYTTRRYTRFASRAALMPLTSIRGETSTQALPFISADVPLMPPKKKTRTFYSSDQLEELERVFQDDHYPDGDKRKEIAAAVGVTPQRIMVWFQNRRAKWRKTAKVTTKKPPASRAPPCAQVNRPPIFTAPAMASQHPKPGNTLPPYSTIRTSRTSPQGSACVDVAPCVSQGGFLEYMPPPMHSPPPIRRASLPLITAYNPSTHTVSLLLDTPEHSEPSSTDTTPLSLQTDTGFDYDAMGTSVKLDFMTSASQNSTLNYHLNTFPQQSNALLTQQTNSLLHQQPNTLLPQQTSCLMQQSSTLLPQYSHMSYLTPSPYLTPNPTESSGAPYLPLTTGTNNTLPAYTSSGHAYLQSQTGNQMLLQSGVHAFQAYPWTTDMYSQPAQYTQAVFRPQLSSQGHHESQYTQLLPQQHYVQLQGAQPQPQPQPQPSLPKPTPDPLLPNVKVEPEDSQPIRVSEAEPTFHCDFSPINF, encoded by the exons ATGGCCGAAGATGCCTTGTTTGCCAGTGATTACG AGGGTCCATGTCCTCTGTGTGAAGAAGACGAGCAGATAGGGTATTGTAAATACAGAAATGCTGAGCAAGAGAATGaaagagaaataaaaaataattcagaagAGGTGGAAGACAAGGAGTCAGGGGAGCTCAAGAAGGACTCTGAGGTGAATCTAGAGGAAATAACTGAGGATAGCTGGGCAGTAGTTCAAGAAcctgaagaaaagaaaatagaGACGGAagaggaagaaaacaaaactgaggACACCAAGCAGAAAAGcacagaagaaaaagaagaagagcaAAACGAAAAAGCAGATAACGTTGAATCAGATGAACAGTATAAAGAAGATGAGCATGAAAGTATGTTAGGTTTAAAAGATGATGAAACAAAGACAGatgaggaggagaaggaggatGATGCAGAAGAGGCGAGAGACTTGCTGGTGCCGCCTCTAGAGGACGACTGTATTTTGCAGATGGGCCCAGATTGCACCATAGACCTGGTGATGGTGTGTGATCAGCCGGTAGAGAGATGTACGAATGAAGACCTTTCATTATGCCCACCCAAGTCTTTAGATTTCTCCCAGCAACCCCCTATAAAATCCCCACCGAGACCATTATCTATCACGTTACCGCCTCAAAATCCCACACTCCTTCCCTTTCAGCCCCAGCCTCTACTTCCACCTCAGGTCCCGCCACAGGCCCAGTTGGAGGCCCCGTGTTTGGGCAAACGGCCCTATGGAAGCAGCCCTGCGGTTGATCCTCAAGCCATGGTGTCCACGAGACCACTGGAGGTGACGCTACGGCAGGTTTACACCACTCGCCGATACACCCGTTTCGCCAGCAGAGCGGCCCTTATGCCTCTGACCTCCATCAGAGGAGAAACCAGCACTCAGGCTTTACCCTTCATCAGCGCTGATGTCCCTCTAATGCCTCCAAAGAAGAAAACGCGCACCTTCTACAGCTCAG atcaGTTGGAGGAGCTGGAGCGTGTATTTCAGGATGATCACTACCCTGATGGAGACAAGAGAAAGGAGATCGCAGCTGCTGTTGGAGTTACGCCCCAGAGAATCATG GTATGGTTTCAGAACCGTCGAGccaaatggagaaaaactgcAAAAGTTACAACCAAAAAGCCTCCTGCTAGTCGGGCTCCACCGTGTGCCCAGGTCAACAG GCCACCAATTTTTACAGCTCCTGCTATGGCATCTCAACATCCCAAGCCTGGGAACACACTTCCCCCCTACAGTACCATCCGGACCAGCCGCACCAGTCCACAAg GTTCAGCTTGTGTTGATGTGGCACCGTGTGTATCTCAAGGAGGTTTTTTGGAGTACATGCCCCCTCCCATGCACAGTCCTCCTCCGATTCGAAGAGCCTCCTTGCCTCTCATCACGGCATACAACCCATCCACACACACCGTATCCCTGCTGCTGGATACACCTGAACACAGCGAGCCCAGCTCCACAGACACAACACCGCTGAGCTTACAGACTGACACAGG GTTTGACTATGATGCCATGGGCACGTCTGTGAAGCTGGACTTCATGACTTCTGCTTCACAGAACAGCACTTTAAACTACCATCTCAACACATTTCCTCAACAGTCTAACGCCTTATTAACTCAGCAGACTAATAGTCTCCTGCATCAGCAACCAAACACTCTGTTACCCCAACAAACTAGTTGTCTTATGCAGCAGTCCAGCACACTATTGCCCCAATACTCCCACATGTCGTACCTCACACCCTCTCCTTACCTCACGCCCAACCCTACAGAGAGCAGCGGGGCTCCATATCTGCCCCTCACCACGGGTACCAACAACACTCTGCCCGCATACACCAGCAGCGGACATGCGTATCTCCAGTCTCAAACCGGCAACCAGATGCTGCTCCAGTCTGGAGTTCATG CATTTCAGGCCTACCCTTGGACTACTGACATGTATAGTCAGCCGGCTCAGTACACACAGGCGGTGTTTCGGCCACAGTTATCATCACAGGGTCATCATGAGAGCCAGTACACTCAGCTCCTGCCCCAACAACATTACGTTCAGCTCCAAGGAGCGCAGCCTCAGCCTCAGCCTCAGCCTCAGCCCAGCCTTCCCAAACCCACACCTGACCCCCTGCTGCCCAATGTCAAGGTGGAGCCCGAGGACagtcagccaatcagagtcagCGAGGCGGAGCCTACCTTTCATTGTGATTTTTCACCGATCAACTTTTAA
- the LOC137047605 gene encoding mtp family protein, translating into MSGTRTLCCHVNTATLTFAILYLIVNMVRLVGTCLTVSWENVGYSVSYYESKAPRGQRVFDISTNILMLVLMSISALLVLFSQRKRPMCVLPFALMMCVEVTLSFLSLCYGAFSVPGVPTYRDVIQAMKELKGINKLNEEDIGQFTMLYSVTFMLGILLKLYALRVSMKCFYLLKEQRATDIHVDSGNTVTVKLPSYDEALKMKAEGKPPTYQEP; encoded by the exons ATGTCGGGAACACGCACACTCTGCTGCCATGTCAACACGGCGACCCTCACGTTTGCCATCTTGTATCTG ATTGTTAACATGGTGAGATTGGTGGGGACCTGTCTTACGGTTTCATGGGAGAACGTGGGATATTCTGTCTCCTATTATGAATCAAAGGCTCCCAGGGgccagcgtgtgt TTGATATCAGCACTAACATCCTGATGCTGGTTCTGATGTCGATCTCTGCGCTGCTGGTTCTTTTCTCTCAACGCAAG CGCCCGATGTGTGTCCTTCCGTTCGCGCTGATGATGTGTGTGGAGGTGACGCTGAGTTTTCTCTCGCTGTGTTATGGAGCCTTTAGTGTGCCTGGGGTCCCCACATATAGAGACGTTATACAAGCTATG AAGGAGCTGAAAGGAATCAATAAGTTGAACGAGGAGGACATTGGCCAGTTCACCATGTTGTACAGTGTGACCTTTATGCTGGGCATCCTGCTGAAG CTGTATGCCCTTCGGGTGTCAATGAAGTGTTTCTACCTCCTAAAGGAACAGAGAGCCACTGACATCCACGTTGACTCTGGAAACACAGTGACA GTGAAGCTACCTTCTTATGACGAAGCTCTCAAAATGA